In one window of Aphidius gifuensis isolate YNYX2018 linkage group LG4, ASM1490517v1, whole genome shotgun sequence DNA:
- the LOC122854657 gene encoding WD repeat-containing protein 7 isoform X4 produces MTAGPSLVVPIVLWGKIAPTHCISCIYLSRDQKTLVTGCYDGQICLWQVDPDTLKMTPRCLLVGHTAPIMCLSKASVVMEQNYIVSSSESGEMCTWDVVDGKCREAVKLNNIHTQMLPYVSAGGEDVRLFCSGYYPEVLVMDPFSLEVIFTLSSRVNPDWISALHVLRPAKRKGRFYVHTNDVVLALTTTGTVKVWTLLGHENRNSEPLYEHESKQIRCLNALAMTCCPYNQRTVLIVCSKYWQIFDAGDFSVLCSVTSPPGERWMAGDFLAADRVIVWSDEGHGYLYKLPANKLKGKALSSSVADNSSFHTSSAEDDQPYLYLILTQPDDKPLSCPPAMRLVTVQRQTKTLKYLLRGDSEGVVILWSVPEITNQQLQDITDNKTPKLEPIIKTSLEIAWEAMKPSPVGILDQLDTINDHSIKLTACIYLPQQSRLVVGREDGSIIIVPATQTVMLQLLHGNHQHYDDWPPHQILLGHSGRVNCLLYPHSVATRYDRTHLVSGSVDFAVCLWDLYAGTLIHRFCVHAGEITQLMVPPDNCSPRIQKCICSVASDHSVTLLSLAERKCVVLASRHLFPVVTIKWRPLDDFMIIGCSDGAVYVWQMETGHLDRVLHGIIAEEVLYACDENTIAIAGGSATGGELGLANPAVHFFRGLRHRNLSAIRHATQRGLHQLQQLHGGHGNDHGNQIKSKGAPLMIQGFRSNPKDPESHILFFDIEALIVQALSDEYGAMSPGSLEAQGLISASEYQKVAALTQSASPDAHKKIADFFGRVKDKAGDVERILKEKDRHGIIAKMKEGAENVHTKLQAKAESVGLKPSTFDGKGEGGQSETTRNNLKRNGAFSEPNVTMEIAQLLLSLLHAWGMDPDLDRVCEGKLGLLRPMVPVSFGVLSKGGYMSLLLPTWQTQLEPAGEPATQLEQRLPAELVRQDRLTKAFTSRAHWELSTTLTSNHLLAVVALSNTLMSMNNATFVLEQERNRKLNRTSNRVSVNWNKAEEESEEHFTAHQAQIKQGWSLLATLHCVLLPDKVAAQGGAKTFKRPQVEMMARRWQHQCLEVREAAQALLLAELGRMGPKGRKSLVDNWSQYLPMYSTQEPIALQPQNNSPPPGSPVPPIDINPDDDDEEEELAEEISITRKPSSVAELKRKQTTAVVLLGVIGAEFGQDVATVYQKKDGDTTIRRKSSVVEGFGIGNNNLARHTSMALTHLLHAPGSSKLPLHTSLRRAAIDLIGRGFTVWEPYLDVSKILLGLLELCCDADKLVPSMTYGLPLTPAADTCRTSRHALALIATARPAAFITTMAREVARFNTLQQNAQTLNVNLSTSVLSRAKPEILRIVEQLIDKMQSEMSDLLVEVMDIILHCLDPGHLKTKSLSEVFPAVCRFNQVSHCSATRRIAVGGRSGQLALYELRGNVKCQTVSAHQAPVTALGFSPEGKFLVSYSCTENKLCFWQQTNSGMFGLGNSQTRCVKSYSTAPINDVARLNPMRLARLIWINNRTVTLMLADGSETRFNV; encoded by the exons atgacagcTGGACCAAGTTTAGTGGTGCCAATAGTGCTTTGGGGAAAAATAGCACCAACTCATTGTATatcatgtatttatttatcaagagaTCAAAAAACTCTTGTTACTGGTTGTTATGATGGACAAATATGTCTTTGGCAAGTTGATCCTGATACACTaaag atGACACCAAGATGTTTACTTGTTGGACATACAGCACCAATAATGTGTCTAAGTAAAGCAAGTGTTGTTATggaacaaaattatattgtaagcAGTAGTGAGAGTGGTGAAATGTGTACATGGGATGTTGTTGATGGTAAATGTCGTGAAGCTGTTAAGCTAAACAATATTCATACACAAATGTTACCATATGTTTCTGCTGGTGGTGAAGATGTCAGGTTGTTTTGTTCTGG aTATTATCCAGAAGTTCTTGTCATGGATCCATTCAGTTTAGAAGTCATATTTACACTCAGCTCACGTGTCAATCCTGACTGGATTAGTGCCTTGCACGTGCTACGGCCGGCCAAACGGAAAGGTCGGTTCTACGTGCACACAA atgatGTTGTACTTGCATTGACGACAACTGGTACTGTAAAAGTTTGGACATTATTGGGTCATGAAAATCGTAACAGCGAGCCACTTTATGAACATGAGAGTAAACAAATAAGATGTTTAAATGCACTTGCAATGACATGTTGTCCATATAATCAAAGAACagttttaattgtttgttcAAAATATTGGCAg atttTTGATGCTGGTGATTTTTCTGTTCTTTGCTCGGTAACATCACCACCTGGTGAACGTTGGATGGCTGGTGATTTTTTAGCTGCTGATAGAGTTATTGTTTGGAGTGATGAAGGCCATGGTTATCTATACAAATTACCAGCAAA CAAGCTGAAGGGCAAGGCTCTCAGCAG tAGTGTGGCTGATAATTCAAGCTTCCATACATCATCAGCAGAAGATGATCAACCATATTTATATCTCATATTAACTCAACCAGATGataag cCATTATCATGCCCACCGGCAATGCGTCTAGTCACTGTACAACGTCaaacaaaaacattaaaatatttactacgTGGTGATAGTGAAGGAGTTGTTATACTTTGGTCAGTACCAGAAATAACAAATCAACAATTACAAGATATAACAGATAATAAAACACCAAAACTTGagccaataataaaaacaagtcTTGAAATAGCATGGGAAGCAATGAAACCATCACCAGTTGGTATACTTGATCAACTTGATACAATAAATGATCATAGTATTAAATTAACAGcatgtatttatttaccaCAACAAAGTCGTCTTGTTGTTGGACGTGAAGATggtagtattattattgtaccaGCAACACAAACAGTTATGTTACAATTATTACATGGTAATCATCAGCATTATGATGATTGGCCACCACATCAAATATTACTTGGACATTCTGGACgtgttaattgtttattatatccTCATAGTGTTGCAACAAGATATGATAGAACACATCTTGTATCTGGTTCAGTTGATTTTGCTGTTTGTTTATGGGATTTATATGCTGGTACATTGATACATCGTTTTTGTGTACATGCTGGTGAAATAACACAATTAATGGTACCACCAGATAATTGTAGTCCAAGAATACAAAAATGTATATGTAGTGTTGCATCTGATCACAGTgtaacattattatcattagcTGAAAGAAAATGTGTTGTATTAGCATCACGACATTTATTTCCAGTTGTAACAATTAAATGGAGAccacttgatgattttatgattattgGTTGTTCTGATGGTGCTGTTTATGTATGGCAAATGGAAACTGGTCATCTTGATCGTGTATTACATGGTATTATTGCTGAAGAAGTACTATATGCTTGTGATGAAAATACTATTGCAATTGCTGGTGGTAGTGCAACTGGTGGTGAATTAGGACTTGCTAATCCTGCTGTACATTTCTTCAg gGGTTTGAGACATAGAAATTTATCAGCAATTCGTCATGCAACTCAACGTGGTTTACATCAACTTCAACAACTTCATGGTGGTCATGGTAATGATCATGgtaatcaaattaaatcaaaaggTGCACCACTTATGATTCAAGGTTTTAGAAGTAATCCAAAAGATCCAGAGagtcatatattattttttgacattgaaGCACTTATTG ttCAAGCATTGAGTGATGAATATGGTGCGATGTCACCAGGATCTCTAGAAGCTCAGGGTTTAATATCAGCATCTGAATATCAAAAAGTTGCAGCATTAACGCAATCGGCCAGTCCCGAtgcacataaaaaaattgcag ACTTTTTTGGTCGTGTTAAGGACAAAGCAGGTGATGTTGAACGTATTCTCAAAGAAAAAGATCGACACG gTATTATAGCTAAGATGAAGGAAGGAGCTGAAAATGTTCATACAAAACTTCAGGCAAAAGCTGAAAGTGTTGGTCTCAAGCCATCGACATTTGATGGTAAAG gtgAAGGAGGACAAAGTGAAACAAcacgaaataatttaaaacgtAATGGTGCTTTTAGTGAGCCAAATGTTACAATGGAAATagcacaattattattgagtCTTCTTCATGCTTGGGGTATGGATCCAGATCTTGATCGTGTATGTGAAGGAAAATTAGGTTTACTTAGACCAATGGTACCAGTATCATTTGGTGTATTATCAAAAGgag GTTACATGTCACTGTTACTTCCAACATGGCAAACACAATTAGAACCAGCTGGTGAACCAGCAACTCAACTTGAACAACGTTTACCAGCTGAATTAGTTCGTCAAGATCGTTTAACAAAAGCATTTACATCACGTGCACATTGGGAGCTATCAACAACTTTAACAAGTAATCATCTTTTAGCTGTTGTTGCATTATCAAATACATTAATGTCAATGAATAATGCAACATTTGTACTTGAACAAGaaagaaatagaaaattaaatagaacaTCAAATCGTGTTAGTGTTAATTGGAATAAAGCTGAAGAAGAAAGTGAAGAACATTTTACAGCTCATCAAGCACAAATAAAACAAGGTTGGTCATTATTAGCAACATTACATTGTGTATTATTACCAGATAAAGTTGCTGCACAAGGTGGTGCTAAAACATTTAAACGTCCACAAGTTGAAATGATGGCACGTAGATGGCAACATCAATGTCTTGAAGTACGTGAAGCAGCACAAGCATTATTATTAGCTGAACTTGGTAGAATGGGTCCAAAAGGACGTAAATCACTTGTTGATAATTGGTCACAATATTTACCAATGTATAGTACACAAGAACCAATTGCATTACAACCACAAAATAATAGTCCACCACCAGGTAGTCCAGTACCACCAATTGATATTAAtccagatgatgatgatgaagaagaagaacttGCTGAAGAAATAAGTATTACAAGAAAACCATCAAGTGTTGctgaattaaaaagaaaacaaacaaCAGCTGTTGTATTACTTGGTGTTATTGGTGCTGAATTTGGACAAGATGTTGCAAcagtatatcaaaaaaaagatgGTGATACAACAATTAGACGTAAAAGTTCAGTTGTTGAAGGTTTTGGaattggtaataataatttagcaagACATACAAGTATGGCATTAACACATCTTCTTCATGCACCTGGTTCATCAAAATTACCACTTCATACATCATTAAGAAGAGCTGCTATTGATTTAATTGGTAGGGGTTTTACTGTTTGGGAGCCATATCTTGATgtatctaaaatattattaggtTTATTAGAATTATGTTGTGATGCTGATAAACTTGTACCAAGTATGACATATGGTTTACCATTAACACCAGCTGCTGATACATGTAGAACATCAAGACATGCATTAGCACTTATTGCAACAGCAAGACCAGCTGCATTTATTACAACAATGGCTAGAGAAGTTGCTAGATTTAATACATTACAACAAAATGCACAAacattaaatgttaatttaagtACAAGTGTTCTTTCACGTGCTAAACCAGAAATATTAAGAATTGTTGAACAACTTATTGATAAAATGCAAAGTGAAATGAGTGATTTACTTGTTGAAGTAATGGATATTATACTTCATTGTCTTGATCCAGgacatttaaaaacaaaatcattgAGTGAAGTATTTCCAGCAGTATGTCGTTTTAATCAGGTAAGTCATTGTTCAGCAACAAGACGAATAGCAGTTGGTGGTCGTAGTGGACAACTTGCATTGTATGAATTACGTGGTAATGTTAAATGTCAAACAGTATCAGCTCATCAAGCACCAGTTACAGCTCTTGGTTTTTCACCAGAGGGTAAATTTCTCGTCAGTTATTCATgtactgaaaataaattatgtttttggCAGCAAACAAATAGTGGAATGTTTGGCTTGGGTAATTCCCAAACACGTTGTGTTAAATCTTATAGTACAGCACCAATAAATGATGTTGCACGATTAAATCCAATGCGGCTGGCCCGTTTAATATGGATTAATAATCGAACTGTTACACTCATGTTGGCTGATGGCTCAGAAACAAGAttcaatgtttaa
- the LOC122854657 gene encoding WD repeat-containing protein 7 isoform X22 — translation MTAGPSLVVPIVLWGKIAPTHCISCIYLSRDQKTLVTGCYDGQICLWQVDPDTLKMTPRCLLVGHTAPIMCLSKASVVMEQNYIVSSSESGEMCTWDVVDGKCREAVKLNNIHTQMLPYVSAGGEDVRLFCSGYYPEVLVMDPFSLEVIFTLSSRVNPDWISALHVLRPAKRKDDVVLALTTTGTVKVWTLLGHENRNSEPLYEHESKQIRCLNALAMTCCPYNQRTVLIVCSKYWQIFDAGDFSVLCSVTSPPGERWMAGDFLAADRVIVWSDEGHGYLYKLPANSVADNSSFHTSSAEDDQPYLYLILTQPDDKPLSCPPAMRLVTVQRQTKTLKYLLRGDSEGVVILWSVPEITNQQLQDITDNKTPKLEPIIKTSLEIAWEAMKPSPVGILDQLDTINDHSIKLTACIYLPQQSRLVVGREDGSIIIVPATQTVMLQLLHGNHQHYDDWPPHQILLGHSGRVNCLLYPHSVATRYDRTHLVSGSVDFAVCLWDLYAGTLIHRFCVHAGEITQLMVPPDNCSPRIQKCICSVASDHSVTLLSLAERKCVVLASRHLFPVVTIKWRPLDDFMIIGCSDGAVYVWQMETGHLDRVLHGIIAEEVLYACDENTIAIAGGSATGGELGLANPAVHFFRGLRHRNLSAIRHATQRGLHQLQQLHGGHGNDHGNQIKSKGAPLMIQGFRSNPKDPESHILFFDIEALIGEGGQSETTRNNLKRNGAFSEPNVTMEIAQLLLSLLHAWGMDPDLDRVCEGKLGLLRPMVPVSFGVLSKGGYMSLLLPTWQTQLEPAGEPATQLEQRLPAELVRQDRLTKAFTSRAHWELSTTLTSNHLLAVVALSNTLMSMNNATFVLEQERNRKLNRTSNRVSVNWNKAEEESEEHFTAHQAQIKQGWSLLATLHCVLLPDKVAAQGGAKTFKRPQVEMMARRWQHQCLEVREAAQALLLAELGRMGPKGRKSLVDNWSQYLPMYSTQEPIALQPQNNSPPPGSPVPPIDINPDDDDEEEELAEEISITRKPSSVAELKRKQTTAVVLLGVIGAEFGQDVATVYQKKDGDTTIRRKSSVVEGFGIGNNNLARHTSMALTHLLHAPGSSKLPLHTSLRRAAIDLIGRGFTVWEPYLDVSKILLGLLELCCDADKLVPSMTYGLPLTPAADTCRTSRHALALIATARPAAFITTMAREVARFNTLQQNAQTLNVNLSTSVLSRAKPEILRIVEQLIDKMQSEMSDLLVEVMDIILHCLDPGHLKTKSLSEVFPAVCRFNQVSHCSATRRIAVGGRSGQLALYELRGNVKCQTVSAHQAPVTALGFSPEGKFLVSYSCTENKLCFWQQTNSGMFGLGNSQTRCVKSYSTAPINDVARLNPMRLARLIWINNRTVTLMLADGSETRFNV, via the exons atgacagcTGGACCAAGTTTAGTGGTGCCAATAGTGCTTTGGGGAAAAATAGCACCAACTCATTGTATatcatgtatttatttatcaagagaTCAAAAAACTCTTGTTACTGGTTGTTATGATGGACAAATATGTCTTTGGCAAGTTGATCCTGATACACTaaag atGACACCAAGATGTTTACTTGTTGGACATACAGCACCAATAATGTGTCTAAGTAAAGCAAGTGTTGTTATggaacaaaattatattgtaagcAGTAGTGAGAGTGGTGAAATGTGTACATGGGATGTTGTTGATGGTAAATGTCGTGAAGCTGTTAAGCTAAACAATATTCATACACAAATGTTACCATATGTTTCTGCTGGTGGTGAAGATGTCAGGTTGTTTTGTTCTGG aTATTATCCAGAAGTTCTTGTCATGGATCCATTCAGTTTAGAAGTCATATTTACACTCAGCTCACGTGTCAATCCTGACTGGATTAGTGCCTTGCACGTGCTACGGCCGGCCAAACGGAAAG atgatGTTGTACTTGCATTGACGACAACTGGTACTGTAAAAGTTTGGACATTATTGGGTCATGAAAATCGTAACAGCGAGCCACTTTATGAACATGAGAGTAAACAAATAAGATGTTTAAATGCACTTGCAATGACATGTTGTCCATATAATCAAAGAACagttttaattgtttgttcAAAATATTGGCAg atttTTGATGCTGGTGATTTTTCTGTTCTTTGCTCGGTAACATCACCACCTGGTGAACGTTGGATGGCTGGTGATTTTTTAGCTGCTGATAGAGTTATTGTTTGGAGTGATGAAGGCCATGGTTATCTATACAAATTACCAGCAAA tAGTGTGGCTGATAATTCAAGCTTCCATACATCATCAGCAGAAGATGATCAACCATATTTATATCTCATATTAACTCAACCAGATGataag cCATTATCATGCCCACCGGCAATGCGTCTAGTCACTGTACAACGTCaaacaaaaacattaaaatatttactacgTGGTGATAGTGAAGGAGTTGTTATACTTTGGTCAGTACCAGAAATAACAAATCAACAATTACAAGATATAACAGATAATAAAACACCAAAACTTGagccaataataaaaacaagtcTTGAAATAGCATGGGAAGCAATGAAACCATCACCAGTTGGTATACTTGATCAACTTGATACAATAAATGATCATAGTATTAAATTAACAGcatgtatttatttaccaCAACAAAGTCGTCTTGTTGTTGGACGTGAAGATggtagtattattattgtaccaGCAACACAAACAGTTATGTTACAATTATTACATGGTAATCATCAGCATTATGATGATTGGCCACCACATCAAATATTACTTGGACATTCTGGACgtgttaattgtttattatatccTCATAGTGTTGCAACAAGATATGATAGAACACATCTTGTATCTGGTTCAGTTGATTTTGCTGTTTGTTTATGGGATTTATATGCTGGTACATTGATACATCGTTTTTGTGTACATGCTGGTGAAATAACACAATTAATGGTACCACCAGATAATTGTAGTCCAAGAATACAAAAATGTATATGTAGTGTTGCATCTGATCACAGTgtaacattattatcattagcTGAAAGAAAATGTGTTGTATTAGCATCACGACATTTATTTCCAGTTGTAACAATTAAATGGAGAccacttgatgattttatgattattgGTTGTTCTGATGGTGCTGTTTATGTATGGCAAATGGAAACTGGTCATCTTGATCGTGTATTACATGGTATTATTGCTGAAGAAGTACTATATGCTTGTGATGAAAATACTATTGCAATTGCTGGTGGTAGTGCAACTGGTGGTGAATTAGGACTTGCTAATCCTGCTGTACATTTCTTCAg gGGTTTGAGACATAGAAATTTATCAGCAATTCGTCATGCAACTCAACGTGGTTTACATCAACTTCAACAACTTCATGGTGGTCATGGTAATGATCATGgtaatcaaattaaatcaaaaggTGCACCACTTATGATTCAAGGTTTTAGAAGTAATCCAAAAGATCCAGAGagtcatatattattttttgacattgaaGCACTTATTG gtgAAGGAGGACAAAGTGAAACAAcacgaaataatttaaaacgtAATGGTGCTTTTAGTGAGCCAAATGTTACAATGGAAATagcacaattattattgagtCTTCTTCATGCTTGGGGTATGGATCCAGATCTTGATCGTGTATGTGAAGGAAAATTAGGTTTACTTAGACCAATGGTACCAGTATCATTTGGTGTATTATCAAAAGgag GTTACATGTCACTGTTACTTCCAACATGGCAAACACAATTAGAACCAGCTGGTGAACCAGCAACTCAACTTGAACAACGTTTACCAGCTGAATTAGTTCGTCAAGATCGTTTAACAAAAGCATTTACATCACGTGCACATTGGGAGCTATCAACAACTTTAACAAGTAATCATCTTTTAGCTGTTGTTGCATTATCAAATACATTAATGTCAATGAATAATGCAACATTTGTACTTGAACAAGaaagaaatagaaaattaaatagaacaTCAAATCGTGTTAGTGTTAATTGGAATAAAGCTGAAGAAGAAAGTGAAGAACATTTTACAGCTCATCAAGCACAAATAAAACAAGGTTGGTCATTATTAGCAACATTACATTGTGTATTATTACCAGATAAAGTTGCTGCACAAGGTGGTGCTAAAACATTTAAACGTCCACAAGTTGAAATGATGGCACGTAGATGGCAACATCAATGTCTTGAAGTACGTGAAGCAGCACAAGCATTATTATTAGCTGAACTTGGTAGAATGGGTCCAAAAGGACGTAAATCACTTGTTGATAATTGGTCACAATATTTACCAATGTATAGTACACAAGAACCAATTGCATTACAACCACAAAATAATAGTCCACCACCAGGTAGTCCAGTACCACCAATTGATATTAAtccagatgatgatgatgaagaagaagaacttGCTGAAGAAATAAGTATTACAAGAAAACCATCAAGTGTTGctgaattaaaaagaaaacaaacaaCAGCTGTTGTATTACTTGGTGTTATTGGTGCTGAATTTGGACAAGATGTTGCAAcagtatatcaaaaaaaagatgGTGATACAACAATTAGACGTAAAAGTTCAGTTGTTGAAGGTTTTGGaattggtaataataatttagcaagACATACAAGTATGGCATTAACACATCTTCTTCATGCACCTGGTTCATCAAAATTACCACTTCATACATCATTAAGAAGAGCTGCTATTGATTTAATTGGTAGGGGTTTTACTGTTTGGGAGCCATATCTTGATgtatctaaaatattattaggtTTATTAGAATTATGTTGTGATGCTGATAAACTTGTACCAAGTATGACATATGGTTTACCATTAACACCAGCTGCTGATACATGTAGAACATCAAGACATGCATTAGCACTTATTGCAACAGCAAGACCAGCTGCATTTATTACAACAATGGCTAGAGAAGTTGCTAGATTTAATACATTACAACAAAATGCACAAacattaaatgttaatttaagtACAAGTGTTCTTTCACGTGCTAAACCAGAAATATTAAGAATTGTTGAACAACTTATTGATAAAATGCAAAGTGAAATGAGTGATTTACTTGTTGAAGTAATGGATATTATACTTCATTGTCTTGATCCAGgacatttaaaaacaaaatcattgAGTGAAGTATTTCCAGCAGTATGTCGTTTTAATCAGGTAAGTCATTGTTCAGCAACAAGACGAATAGCAGTTGGTGGTCGTAGTGGACAACTTGCATTGTATGAATTACGTGGTAATGTTAAATGTCAAACAGTATCAGCTCATCAAGCACCAGTTACAGCTCTTGGTTTTTCACCAGAGGGTAAATTTCTCGTCAGTTATTCATgtactgaaaataaattatgtttttggCAGCAAACAAATAGTGGAATGTTTGGCTTGGGTAATTCCCAAACACGTTGTGTTAAATCTTATAGTACAGCACCAATAAATGATGTTGCACGATTAAATCCAATGCGGCTGGCCCGTTTAATATGGATTAATAATCGAACTGTTACACTCATGTTGGCTGATGGCTCAGAAACAAGAttcaatgtttaa